The following proteins come from a genomic window of Streptomyces liliiviolaceus:
- a CDS encoding FAD-dependent oxidoreductase codes for MSERPRLAVIGAGPAGLVAALAAAARGVAVTLIDAAPDAGGQFYRQPAAGLGARRPGALHHQWRTWERLRDGLAAQVGAGRIRHLTEHHVWCVERESASFAVHALLGPEQEESVVVRADAVLLATGGYEKVLPFPGWTLPGVVTAGGAQAMLKSGLVLPGRTVVVAGTGPLLMPVAVGLAAAGAKVAALVESADPKDFVRHARVLAAHPDKLAEGARYAAELARYRVKVHVRHAVVAAHGTDRLEAVTVAALDADGRVRAGSERRVPCDSLAVGHGMLPHTDLAETLGCRLDGVNVAVDDEQRTDVPGVWAAGETTGIGGAALSLAEGRIAGLSIAARLDSRAPEPGSYASAAKARAGLREFFTAVDNVCTPPDRWVERVGDDTLVCRCEEVPAAAIREAVDELGAGDVRTVKLLTRAGMGWCQGRMCGAAVAGLAGCPPTPARRPFARPVPLGVLAREPDEAS; via the coding sequence ATGAGTGAACGACCCCGCCTCGCGGTGATCGGCGCCGGACCCGCCGGGCTCGTCGCCGCCCTCGCGGCCGCCGCGCGTGGTGTGGCGGTGACCCTGATCGACGCCGCCCCGGACGCCGGCGGCCAGTTCTACCGGCAGCCCGCCGCCGGACTCGGTGCCCGCCGCCCCGGCGCCCTGCACCACCAGTGGCGCACCTGGGAACGACTCCGCGACGGACTGGCGGCACAGGTCGGGGCGGGGCGGATCAGGCACCTGACGGAACATCATGTGTGGTGCGTGGAGCGGGAGTCCGCCTCCTTCGCCGTGCACGCCCTGCTCGGTCCTGAGCAGGAGGAGTCCGTCGTCGTCCGGGCCGACGCCGTGCTCCTCGCGACCGGCGGCTACGAGAAGGTGCTGCCGTTCCCCGGCTGGACCCTCCCCGGAGTCGTCACCGCGGGCGGGGCGCAGGCCATGCTGAAGAGCGGACTCGTGCTGCCAGGCCGTACCGTCGTGGTCGCCGGTACCGGGCCGCTGCTGATGCCCGTGGCCGTCGGACTGGCCGCGGCCGGGGCGAAGGTGGCCGCCCTCGTGGAATCCGCCGACCCCAAGGACTTCGTACGGCATGCGCGGGTCCTCGCCGCCCATCCGGACAAGCTCGCCGAAGGCGCGCGCTACGCAGCCGAGTTGGCGCGGTACCGGGTCAAGGTCCACGTCCGTCACGCCGTCGTCGCGGCGCACGGGACCGACCGCCTCGAAGCCGTCACCGTGGCAGCGCTCGACGCCGACGGACGGGTCAGGGCGGGCAGCGAACGGCGCGTTCCCTGCGACAGCCTCGCCGTGGGACACGGCATGCTGCCGCACACCGACCTCGCCGAGACGCTCGGCTGCCGCCTCGACGGGGTGAACGTCGCCGTGGACGACGAACAGCGCACCGACGTGCCGGGCGTCTGGGCCGCCGGTGAGACCACCGGGATCGGCGGCGCCGCGCTCTCGCTGGCCGAGGGCCGGATCGCGGGCCTGTCCATCGCGGCGCGGCTCGACTCCCGTGCGCCCGAGCCCGGTTCGTACGCCTCGGCCGCCAAGGCGCGCGCCGGGCTGCGGGAGTTCTTCACTGCCGTCGACAACGTCTGCACGCCGCCCGACCGTTGGGTGGAGCGGGTCGGCGACGACACCCTCGTGTGCCGTTGCGAGGAGGTGCCCGCCGCCGCGATTCGGGAAGCCGTCGACGAACTCGGCGCCGGAGACGTACGAACCGTGAAACTGCTGACCCGGGCCGGGATGGGCTGGTGCCAGGGCCGGATGTGCGGTGCCGCGGTGGCGGGTCTCGCGGGGTGCCCGCCGACACCGGCACGGCGGCCCTTCGCGCGGCCGGTGCCCCTCGGGGTGCTGGCGCGCGAGCCCGATGAAGCCTCGTGA
- a CDS encoding proline racemase family protein, with protein MRSKLVLHAVDSHTEGMPTRVITGGIGTIPGATMNERRLYFREHRDDIKQLLMNEPRGHSAMSGAILQPSTRPDCDFGVIYIEVSGYLPMCGHGTIGVATVLVETGMVEVVEPVTTIRLDTPAGLVVAEVAVRDGAARSVTLWNVPSFAVALDRKIELADGRTVTYDLAYGGNFYAILSLDEFGLPFDRARKDDILAAGLSLMDAINAEGEPVHPEDSSIRGCHHVHLVAPGSTARHSRHAMAIHPGWFDRSPCGTGTSARMAQLYARGELGLETEFLNESFIGTRFSGRLHGVTTVGGVAAVLPSFTGRAWVTGTAQYLLDPEDPFPAGFVL; from the coding sequence ATGCGCAGCAAACTCGTCCTGCACGCCGTCGATTCGCACACCGAGGGCATGCCGACCCGGGTGATCACCGGTGGTATCGGCACGATTCCCGGCGCGACGATGAACGAGCGGCGGCTGTACTTCCGTGAACACCGCGACGACATCAAGCAGTTGCTGATGAACGAACCCCGCGGTCACTCGGCGATGAGCGGCGCGATCCTGCAGCCGTCCACCCGGCCCGACTGCGACTTCGGCGTCATCTACATCGAGGTGTCGGGCTATCTCCCGATGTGCGGGCACGGGACGATCGGGGTCGCGACCGTACTCGTGGAGACCGGCATGGTCGAGGTCGTCGAGCCGGTCACGACCATCCGGCTCGACACGCCCGCCGGGCTCGTCGTCGCCGAGGTCGCGGTGCGGGACGGGGCGGCGCGGTCCGTCACGCTCTGGAACGTGCCGTCCTTCGCCGTCGCCCTCGACCGGAAGATCGAGCTCGCGGACGGGCGGACGGTGACGTACGACCTCGCGTACGGCGGGAACTTCTACGCGATTCTCTCGCTCGACGAGTTCGGGCTGCCTTTCGACCGGGCTCGTAAGGACGACATCCTCGCCGCGGGGCTTTCGTTGATGGATGCCATCAATGCCGAGGGGGAGCCGGTTCATCCGGAGGATTCCAGCATCAGGGGCTGTCATCATGTGCACCTGGTCGCGCCCGGGTCGACGGCCCGGCATTCGCGCCACGCGATGGCGATTCATCCGGGGTGGTTCGACCGGTCGCCGTGCGGGACGGGGACGAGTGCGCGGATGGCGCAGCTGTACGCGCGGGGGGAACTGGGGCTGGAGACCGAGTTCTTGAACGAGTCGTTCATCGGGACGCGGTTCAGTGGGCGGTTGCACGGGGTCACCACGGTGGGTGGGGTGGCGGCTGTGTTGCCCAGCTTCACGGGGCGGGCGTGGGTCACCGGGACCGCTCAGTATCTTCTTGATCCTGAGGATCCGTTTCCGGCGGGGTTTGTGTTGTAG
- a CDS encoding prolyl oligopeptidase family serine peptidase: MGDTVQTLAYGSWPSPIDAALAAAHDGHPDFVGFVGDEAWWTEPRPAEGGRRTLVRRLADGTEESVLPAPWNVRSRVMEYGGQPWTGTVGEDGPLVVFVNFPDQRLYVYEPADPASGPRPLTPVSATGGGLRWVDPQVRPELGEVWCVLEEFTGDGPSDVRRLVAAVPLDGSAAEDRTAVRELTDDRHRFVTGPRLSPDGRRAAWLAWDHPRMPWDGTELLVAEVGPDGSLGEPRTVAGGPDEAIAQADWGRDGSLLYSSDRTGWWNLYRDSGDGTDGDGEPPFPLCTREQEFGGPLWTVGRRWFAPLDSGLIAVVHGRGATALGILDPESGEVVDAAGPWSEYEPTLAVDGSRVVTVAASPRSAYEVVELDARTGRARVVGARHNDPVDPAYYPEPQIRTFAGPAGREIHAHIYPPHHPGHVAPGDVLPPYVVWAHGGPTGRSPLVLDLQIAYFTSRGIGVAEVNYGGSTGYGREYRNRLREQWGVVDVEDCAAVALALAEEGTADRDRLAVRGGSAGGWTAAASLVATDVYACGTILYPVLDLVGWGVDETHDFESQYLESLIGPRAEVPARYAERSPTEHADKVTAPFLLLQGLDDVICPPAQCERFLARLEERARSVPHAYITFEGEGHGFRRTDTMVRALEAELSLYAQVFGLKPPGVPALELVK; encoded by the coding sequence ATGGGGGACACAGTGCAGACGCTGGCCTACGGTTCCTGGCCCTCGCCCATCGACGCGGCGCTCGCCGCCGCGCACGACGGGCACCCCGACTTCGTCGGTTTCGTCGGCGACGAGGCGTGGTGGACCGAGCCCCGGCCCGCCGAGGGCGGGCGCCGCACCCTGGTGCGCCGCCTCGCCGACGGCACGGAGGAGTCGGTGCTGCCCGCCCCGTGGAACGTCCGCAGCCGCGTCATGGAGTACGGCGGACAGCCCTGGACCGGCACGGTCGGCGAGGACGGCCCGCTGGTCGTGTTCGTGAACTTCCCCGACCAGCGGCTGTACGTGTACGAGCCAGCCGACCCCGCGAGCGGCCCGCGCCCCCTCACCCCCGTGTCCGCCACCGGCGGCGGACTGCGCTGGGTGGACCCGCAGGTGCGCCCGGAACTCGGCGAGGTCTGGTGCGTACTGGAGGAGTTCACCGGCGACGGGCCCAGCGATGTGCGGCGGCTCGTCGCCGCGGTGCCGCTGGACGGCTCGGCCGCCGAGGACCGGACCGCGGTGCGTGAACTCACCGACGACCGGCACCGGTTCGTCACCGGGCCGCGGCTCTCCCCCGACGGGCGGCGCGCGGCCTGGCTGGCCTGGGACCATCCGCGGATGCCGTGGGACGGCACCGAGCTGCTGGTGGCCGAGGTCGGCCCCGACGGGTCCCTGGGCGAGCCCAGGACGGTCGCCGGCGGCCCCGACGAGGCGATCGCCCAGGCCGACTGGGGCCGTGACGGCTCCCTCCTGTACTCCAGCGACCGCACCGGCTGGTGGAACCTCTACCGGGACTCCGGCGACGGCACCGACGGGGACGGCGAGCCGCCCTTTCCCCTGTGCACCCGCGAGCAGGAGTTCGGCGGCCCGCTGTGGACGGTCGGCCGCCGCTGGTTCGCGCCGCTGGACAGCGGCCTGATCGCCGTCGTGCACGGCCGGGGCGCCACCGCGCTCGGCATCCTCGACCCGGAGAGCGGCGAGGTCGTCGACGCGGCCGGGCCCTGGAGCGAGTACGAGCCGACCCTCGCCGTCGACGGAAGCCGCGTCGTCACCGTCGCCGCCAGCCCGCGCAGCGCGTACGAGGTCGTCGAATTGGACGCCCGCACCGGCCGGGCCCGGGTCGTGGGAGCCCGGCACAACGACCCGGTGGACCCCGCCTACTACCCGGAACCGCAGATCCGTACGTTCGCCGGGCCCGCCGGGCGGGAGATCCACGCACATATCTACCCGCCCCACCACCCCGGCCATGTGGCCCCCGGAGATGTGCTCCCGCCCTATGTGGTCTGGGCACATGGTGGACCCACCGGCCGCTCCCCGCTCGTCCTCGACCTGCAGATCGCCTACTTCACCTCGCGCGGCATCGGGGTCGCCGAGGTCAACTACGGCGGCTCCACCGGGTACGGGCGCGAGTACCGCAACCGGCTGCGCGAGCAGTGGGGTGTCGTGGACGTCGAGGACTGCGCGGCCGTCGCCCTCGCCCTCGCCGAGGAGGGCACCGCCGACCGTGACCGGCTGGCCGTCCGGGGCGGCAGCGCGGGCGGCTGGACCGCCGCCGCCTCGCTGGTCGCCACCGACGTGTACGCGTGCGGGACGATCCTCTACCCCGTCCTCGACCTGGTCGGCTGGGGTGTGGACGAGACACATGACTTCGAGTCCCAGTACCTGGAGAGCCTGATCGGGCCGCGCGCCGAGGTGCCCGCGCGGTACGCGGAACGCTCGCCCACGGAGCACGCCGACAAGGTCACCGCGCCCTTCTTGCTCCTCCAGGGTCTCGACGACGTCATCTGCCCACCGGCGCAGTGCGAGCGGTTCCTGGCCCGGCTGGAGGAGCGGGCGCGGTCCGTGCCGCATGCCTACATCACCTTCGAGGGCGAGGGCCACGGGTTCCGCCGCACCGACACGATGGTGCGAGCCCTGGAGGCCGAACTCTCCCTGTACGCCCAGGTGTTCGGCCTCAAACCGCCCGGCGTTCCCGCACTGGAGCTCGTCAAGTGA
- a CDS encoding M20/M25/M40 family metallo-hydrolase: MSVIEQTAVDGQALDEVVRFTSDLIRIDTTNRGGGDCQERPAAEYAAALLAEAGLEPTLLERTKGRTNVVARLEGTDPSADALLVHGHLDVVPAQAEDWSVHPFSGEVRDGVVWGRGAVDMKNMDAMILAVVRQWARAGVRPRRDLVIAFTADEEASAEDGSGFLADRHAGLFAGCTEGISESGAFTFHDGAGRQLYPLAAGERGTGWLKLTARGRAGHGSKVNRSNAVTRLAAAIARIGDHEWPVRLTPTVRAALTELAALYGVESALDDPDGVDRLLEKLGPAASLVEATVRNSANPTMLDAGYKVNVIPGEAVAHVDGRFLAGTEDEFRATLDRLTGPDVEWEFVHREVALQAPLDSTTYARMRSAVEEFAPEGNVVPYCMSGGTDAKQFSRLGITGYGFAPLKLPPGFDYQALFHGVDERVPVEALHFGVRVLDRFLRTA, encoded by the coding sequence ATGAGCGTGATAGAGCAGACGGCCGTCGACGGGCAGGCCCTGGACGAGGTCGTCCGGTTCACCTCCGACCTGATCCGCATCGACACCACCAACCGCGGTGGCGGCGACTGCCAGGAGCGGCCGGCCGCCGAGTACGCCGCCGCCCTGCTCGCCGAGGCGGGCCTGGAGCCGACCCTCCTGGAGCGCACCAAGGGGCGTACGAACGTCGTCGCACGCCTGGAGGGCACCGACCCGTCCGCCGACGCCCTGCTCGTCCACGGTCACCTGGACGTCGTCCCCGCGCAGGCGGAGGACTGGAGCGTCCACCCGTTCTCCGGCGAGGTCCGCGACGGGGTCGTCTGGGGACGCGGCGCGGTCGACATGAAGAACATGGACGCGATGATCCTCGCCGTCGTCCGGCAGTGGGCGCGCGCAGGCGTACGCCCCCGCCGCGACCTGGTGATCGCGTTCACCGCGGACGAGGAGGCGAGCGCCGAGGACGGCTCGGGCTTCCTCGCCGACCGGCACGCCGGGCTCTTCGCGGGCTGTACCGAGGGCATCAGCGAGTCCGGGGCGTTCACCTTCCACGACGGCGCCGGACGGCAGCTGTACCCGCTCGCGGCGGGCGAGCGCGGCACCGGCTGGCTGAAGCTCACCGCACGCGGCCGGGCGGGCCACGGCTCCAAGGTGAACCGGTCCAACGCGGTGACCCGGCTCGCCGCCGCGATCGCGCGGATCGGCGACCACGAGTGGCCCGTACGGCTCACCCCGACGGTCCGCGCGGCACTCACCGAACTCGCCGCGCTGTACGGCGTCGAATCCGCCCTCGACGACCCCGACGGGGTCGACCGGCTGCTGGAGAAGCTCGGTCCCGCCGCCTCCCTCGTCGAGGCGACGGTCCGCAACAGCGCCAACCCGACCATGCTGGACGCCGGCTACAAGGTCAACGTGATCCCGGGGGAGGCCGTCGCCCACGTCGACGGACGCTTCCTGGCCGGTACGGAGGACGAGTTCCGGGCCACTCTCGACCGGCTCACCGGGCCGGACGTCGAGTGGGAGTTCGTCCACCGCGAGGTCGCCCTGCAGGCGCCGCTGGACTCGACGACGTACGCCCGGATGCGGTCGGCCGTGGAGGAGTTCGCGCCCGAGGGGAACGTAGTGCCGTACTGCATGTCGGGCGGCACGGACGCCAAGCAGTTCTCCCGCCTCGGCATCACCGGCTACGGGTTCGCGCCGCTCAAGCTCCCGCCGGGCTTCGACTACCAGGCCCTCTTCCACGGGGTCGACGAACGGGTGCCCGTGGAGGCACTGCATTTCGGAGTCCGGGTACTCGACCGCTTCCTGCGCACGGCCTAG
- a CDS encoding GntR family transcriptional regulator, producing MVAQRVGGPALPAVGGKKPSYRERVADALRAALIAGELRPGEVHSAPALAARFGVSATPVREALLDLAKEGLVDTVPNKGFRVTAVSEKQLDEYTHIRSLIEIPTTVGLAVSAAPADLAALRPVAQEIVTAAAAGDLIAYVEADVRFHLGLLALAGNEHLVEVVGDLRKRSRLYGLHALVEAGRLEASAEEHLEILDALVARDEGAVRAVMTRHLGHVRGLWAAE from the coding sequence ATGGTTGCCCAGCGTGTCGGCGGCCCTGCCCTTCCCGCTGTGGGGGGTAAGAAGCCCAGTTATCGGGAGCGGGTCGCGGATGCTTTGCGGGCTGCTCTCATCGCGGGGGAGCTGCGGCCCGGTGAGGTGCACTCCGCGCCCGCTCTCGCCGCCCGGTTCGGGGTGTCCGCCACCCCCGTGCGGGAGGCGCTGCTCGACCTCGCCAAGGAGGGGCTCGTCGACACCGTGCCCAACAAGGGGTTCCGGGTCACCGCCGTGTCCGAGAAGCAGCTGGACGAGTACACGCACATCCGCTCACTGATCGAGATCCCCACCACCGTGGGCCTCGCCGTCTCCGCGGCCCCCGCGGACCTGGCGGCGCTGCGGCCCGTCGCGCAGGAGATCGTCACGGCCGCGGCGGCCGGTGACCTCATCGCGTACGTCGAGGCCGACGTCCGCTTTCACCTCGGGCTGCTCGCTCTCGCGGGCAACGAGCACCTCGTCGAGGTCGTCGGCGACCTCCGCAAGCGCTCCCGGCTGTACGGACTGCACGCCCTCGTCGAGGCGGGGCGGCTGGAGGCCTCCGCCGAGGAGCACCTGGAGATCCTCGACGCGCTGGTCGCCCGCGACGAGGGGGCGGTACGTGCGGTCATGACGCGGCATCTCGGGCATGTACGGGGGTTGTGGGCGGCGGAGTGA
- a CDS encoding (2Fe-2S)-binding protein produces the protein MTPRTPLRLVRARPEPPFTVTFDERELTVLPGQTIAAALWSAGVMSWRTTRSSGEPRGVFCGIGVCFDCLLTVNGRPNQRACLVRAEPGDVIRTQEGTGRHE, from the coding sequence GTGACGCCGCGTACTCCGCTGAGGCTGGTCCGGGCGCGGCCCGAACCGCCGTTCACCGTGACGTTCGACGAGCGGGAGCTGACCGTTCTCCCCGGTCAGACGATCGCCGCCGCCCTGTGGTCCGCGGGCGTCATGTCCTGGCGCACGACCCGGAGCAGCGGTGAGCCGCGCGGCGTCTTCTGCGGGATCGGAGTGTGCTTCGACTGTCTGCTGACCGTCAACGGGCGCCCCAACCAACGGGCCTGCCTGGTACGGGCGGAGCCGGGTGACGTGATCCGCACCCAGGAAGGGACCGGACGGCATGAGTGA
- a CDS encoding dihydrodipicolinate synthase family protein translates to MTDTIDTTDQTSGRPWRGVLVATALPLRDDLSVDHDAYADHCAWLVANGCDGVVPNGSLGEYQVLTPEERAKVVETAVAAIGGSRVMPGVAAYGSAEARRWAEQARDAGCASVMLLPPNAYRADERSVLAHYAEVAKAGLPIVAYNNPIDTKVDLVPELLAELHGEGYIHGVKEFSGDVRRAYRIAELAPDLDLLIGADDVLLELAVAGAKGWVAGYPNALPAASVELYRAAVRGDLDTALPLYRQLHPLLRWDSQVEFVQAIKLSMDIVGRYGGPVRPPRVPLRADQEAAVRAATEKAVAAGLV, encoded by the coding sequence ATGACCGACACGATTGACACGACCGACCAGACCTCCGGCCGTCCCTGGCGCGGCGTCCTCGTCGCCACCGCCCTTCCGCTCAGGGACGACCTCTCCGTCGACCACGACGCGTACGCCGACCACTGCGCGTGGCTCGTCGCGAACGGCTGCGACGGTGTCGTACCGAACGGCTCGCTCGGTGAGTACCAGGTGCTGACCCCCGAGGAGCGCGCCAAGGTCGTGGAGACGGCCGTGGCGGCGATCGGCGGCTCGCGCGTCATGCCCGGCGTCGCCGCCTACGGCTCCGCCGAGGCCCGGCGCTGGGCCGAGCAGGCGCGCGACGCGGGCTGCGCCTCCGTGATGCTGCTGCCCCCGAACGCGTACCGGGCCGACGAGCGCTCGGTGCTCGCCCACTACGCGGAGGTCGCGAAGGCCGGCCTGCCGATCGTGGCGTACAACAACCCGATCGACACCAAGGTCGACCTGGTGCCCGAACTGCTTGCCGAGCTGCACGGCGAGGGGTACATCCACGGCGTCAAGGAGTTCTCCGGCGATGTGCGGCGCGCCTATCGCATCGCTGAACTCGCCCCGGATCTAGACCTGTTGATCGGGGCCGACGATGTACTGCTGGAGCTGGCCGTCGCCGGGGCCAAGGGCTGGGTCGCCGGCTATCCGAACGCACTGCCCGCCGCGTCCGTCGAGCTGTACCGCGCCGCCGTCCGGGGCGACCTCGACACCGCGCTGCCCCTCTACCGGCAACTCCATCCGCTGCTGCGCTGGGACTCCCAGGTCGAGTTCGTCCAGGCGATCAAGCTGTCGATGGACATCGTCGGCCGGTACGGCGGGCCGGTGCGTCCGCCGCGCGTGCCGTTGCGGGCCGACCAGGAGGCCGCCGTCCGCGCCGCCACGGAGAAGGCCGTGGCGGCCGGGCTCGTCTGA
- a CDS encoding immune inhibitor A domain-containing protein, with the protein MSGWRRGGVVAAAAAVALSAPAPDAAAQAWGLRPRTPVAQFPAPLKEGRGELRSLLGARGTARPATADPHPTKRAPVPPRTPATTRPHLATSAQDKIFVLPVEFVDYSHNRIPRPDRSTDNSTVWTADYSPAYYQRQIFGTAGGATSGKGGSGDTLKAYYQRQSSGAYTITGTVHDWTRVGRPLAHYGTDTCKKQGRPISTYYCNQQLVTDGLDQWYEDQRASGRTVASLRKYLSTYDTWDRHDHDRDGNFDEPDGYLDRVMLMFAGESQVNGGGVNGSDAIGSHRGTVSHLQTGADKLGPAGGSKDGGSEVGDSGIWVDDYTMTNENRGLGTLAHEYGHDLGLPDLYDTSGAENSTGFWSVMAQGSLLSEDSELAAHPADLGAWARLRLGWLDHVTVKAGASSTVTLNPLSVPSSTAGPEALLVNLPADADGNARYYIVENRQYVGEDRFLKSCPFQWGWAPGKPRFKERLHYESGVLIWYWNTKYRDNKTRANGGYGRILPIDAHAEPARAASGAVIRGRLQSYDAPFGLRPTSPLVFHQGGVRTVIPARPAVPVFDDLKGVHHYDAAPYASSHDADSGTTITVDEEHADGRVKVSVGSTG; encoded by the coding sequence ATGAGTGGGTGGAGGCGTGGAGGGGTGGTGGCCGCGGCTGCGGCCGTGGCGCTGTCCGCCCCGGCCCCCGACGCCGCGGCACAGGCATGGGGGCTCCGCCCCCGAACCCCCGTTGCGCAGTTCCCCGCGCCCCTAAAAGAGGGGCGCGGGGAACTGCGCAGTCTTTTGGGGGCGCGGGGAACTGCGCGGCCGGCCACAGCGGACCCGCACCCGACGAAGCGCGCGCCCGTGCCGCCCCGCACGCCTGCCACCACGCGCCCGCACCTGGCAACCAGCGCTCAAGACAAGATCTTCGTGCTGCCCGTCGAGTTCGTCGACTACTCGCACAATCGGATCCCGAGACCCGACCGTTCCACGGACAACTCCACCGTCTGGACCGCCGACTACAGTCCCGCCTACTACCAGCGGCAGATCTTCGGCACGGCCGGTGGCGCGACCAGTGGCAAGGGCGGGTCCGGGGACACTCTCAAGGCCTACTACCAGCGGCAGTCCAGTGGCGCCTACACCATCACCGGTACCGTCCACGACTGGACGCGCGTGGGCCGGCCCCTCGCGCACTACGGCACCGACACCTGCAAGAAGCAGGGCAGGCCGATCTCGACGTACTACTGCAACCAGCAGCTCGTCACCGACGGGCTCGACCAGTGGTACGAGGACCAGCGCGCCAGCGGCCGGACCGTCGCCTCACTGCGGAAATACCTGTCCACGTACGACACTTGGGACCGTCACGACCACGACCGGGACGGGAACTTCGACGAACCCGACGGCTATCTCGACCGTGTGATGCTGATGTTCGCGGGGGAGTCGCAGGTCAACGGCGGTGGTGTCAACGGCTCCGACGCCATCGGCTCCCACCGCGGCACCGTCAGCCATCTGCAGACCGGCGCCGACAAACTGGGCCCGGCGGGCGGGAGCAAGGACGGGGGCAGCGAGGTCGGCGACTCCGGGATCTGGGTCGACGACTACACGATGACGAACGAGAACCGGGGCCTCGGCACCCTGGCCCACGAGTACGGGCACGACCTCGGCCTGCCCGACCTGTACGACACATCGGGCGCCGAGAACTCCACCGGCTTCTGGTCGGTCATGGCGCAGGGTTCGCTCCTCTCGGAGGACAGCGAACTCGCCGCCCATCCCGCCGACTTGGGCGCCTGGGCCCGGCTCCGGCTCGGCTGGCTCGACCATGTGACCGTCAAGGCCGGTGCCTCCTCCACCGTCACGCTCAACCCGCTGTCCGTGCCCTCGTCGACCGCCGGCCCGGAGGCCCTTCTGGTCAACCTGCCGGCCGACGCGGACGGCAACGCCCGCTACTACATCGTCGAGAACAGGCAGTACGTGGGGGAGGACAGGTTCCTCAAGTCATGTCCCTTCCAGTGGGGTTGGGCGCCCGGAAAGCCCCGGTTCAAGGAGCGGCTGCACTACGAGAGCGGTGTGCTCATCTGGTACTGGAACACCAAGTACCGCGACAACAAGACCCGGGCGAACGGCGGTTACGGCCGCATCCTGCCGATCGACGCCCACGCCGAACCCGCCCGGGCCGCCTCCGGCGCCGTGATCAGGGGACGCCTCCAGTCGTACGACGCGCCCTTCGGGCTGCGGCCCACCTCGCCGCTCGTCTTCCACCAGGGCGGAGTGCGCACGGTGATCCCGGCCCGGCCCGCCGTCCCGGTCTTCGACGACCTCAAGGGGGTCCACCACTACGACGCCGCGCCCTACGCGTCCAGCCATGACGCCGACTCCGGCACCACCATCACCGTGGACGAGGAACATGCCGACGGCCGAGTGAAGGTTTCGGTCGGTTCGACCGGCTGA
- a CDS encoding M55 family metallopeptidase gives MVKILISADMEGATGVTWPADVEPGAPEWERCRSMFTSDVNAAVLGFFDGGADEVLINEAHSTMRNLLLEQLDERAEMLTGRHKSLSMVEGVQHGDVDGIAFVGYHAGAGMEGVLAHTYLANSITGVWVNDERASEGLLNAHVVAEYGVPVVLVTGDDVACEDALGYAPEALKVAVKDHVSRYAAVCRTPARTAADIRSAAKEAARLAVRHEPHRAGPFTVALEFDAEHLALSATVVPGVERTGERKVAYTSATMYEGIRTFKAVTTIVSAAVEENYG, from the coding sequence ATGGTAAAGATCCTCATCAGTGCCGACATGGAGGGCGCCACCGGGGTGACCTGGCCGGCCGACGTGGAGCCGGGCGCACCCGAGTGGGAGCGGTGCCGTTCGATGTTCACCTCGGACGTCAACGCCGCGGTCCTCGGCTTCTTCGACGGCGGCGCCGACGAGGTCCTCATCAACGAGGCCCACTCGACCATGCGCAATCTGCTCCTGGAGCAACTGGACGAACGGGCCGAGATGCTCACCGGGCGGCACAAATCGCTCTCCATGGTCGAGGGCGTGCAGCACGGCGACGTCGACGGCATCGCCTTCGTCGGCTACCACGCGGGCGCCGGCATGGAGGGCGTCCTCGCCCACACCTACCTCGCCAACTCGATCACCGGCGTGTGGGTGAACGACGAGCGCGCCAGCGAGGGCCTGCTCAACGCGCACGTCGTCGCCGAGTACGGAGTCCCCGTCGTGCTGGTCACCGGCGACGACGTGGCCTGCGAGGACGCGCTCGGCTACGCGCCCGAGGCCCTGAAGGTCGCCGTCAAGGACCATGTCTCGCGGTACGCGGCCGTGTGCCGCACCCCGGCCCGTACGGCGGCGGACATCCGGTCGGCGGCCAAGGAGGCGGCACGCCTCGCGGTGCGGCACGAGCCCCACCGGGCGGGCCCCTTCACGGTGGCCCTGGAGTTCGACGCCGAGCACCTGGCCCTGTCGGCCACCGTCGTCCCGGGCGTCGAGCGGACCGGGGAACGCAAGGTGGCATACACCAGCGCCACGATGTACGAGGGCATCCGGACCTTCAAGGCGGTCACCACGATCGTCTCGGCTGCCGTGGAGGAGAACTATGGCTGA